DNA from Aptenodytes patagonicus chromosome 30, bAptPat1.pri.cur, whole genome shotgun sequence:
GGGGTTTTGTTGGGACGCGGGGCTTTGCCGGTGCTGGGATCCTCGGGGAATTCAGCTACAGGGTCGTCGGTGCTGCCAGGGTGGGGATTTTGCGGCGTCGAGCGGAGACAATCGTGCGCCAACTCCTCTAAACGATGCGCCAGGGAGGGAAATCCGGCGTCGAGCTGTGCCGGGATGAGCCAAAAGCTGCTCCGAGCCGTGCCAGGATGAGCCGAAAGCTGCTCCGAGAGATGGTGGCACCGCTCTCGCCTTCATGCCGTACGGCAGTGGCGCCGGCTGAGCTCCGACCCGCTCCCCGCCATCGAGCTGCTTGAGAAGAGGAAACATTCCCGGCACCACGGCACCGCACCAAAAACCTGCCACCGAACCCACCAGCGCTGCCAATCCCCGGCACGGGATGAAACGCCGCGGCACCGCTGCCTTCACAGCCCCCCCGTCGGCCCCGACACCGCTCCGGCCGGCGGAGGAGGGAGATGAAAAGTTCCCGGCGGAGATTACGAGGTCGCTGGATGCTCGTTTAACCCCGGTTAAGGAGCTCAGGAGAGGTCGGCCTCCTCCCACCGGCGCAGGAACGGTGCCGGTGATGGCGACGGAGGTGAACCGGCACGGGAAGGGCCGGGGGAAAGCGTTAGTGCGGGTCCGGATCCATCCcgtcctccccccaccccccgcgtTCCCAACCGGTGGATACCGAATCGAGCACCGCTCGGTACCGGCTCTCCCGGTGTTGCTGCCTGGCACCTGCCTGTACTTaaccccctgcctgccccggtcGCCTGGGTCCCCCCACATCACcacaaccaccccccccccccccccgatgcccACCCGGTCGCCTGGGTCCCCCCGCatcaccacacacacccccccccgatACCCACCCGGTCGCCCGGGTCCCCCCCTTCAccacagccccccccctcccctccatgcCCACCCGGTCGCCTGGGTGCCCCCCCCTTcaccacagcccccccccccccccccgcggccgccgcatGCCCGCCCTCCCCGGGCCGCCTGGGTCCCCGACGTCCCCCCCGGCCGCCTGGGTCCCCCCCGGCCGCCTgggtgtcgtgtcccccccccccgcgtttCAGCACCCCGGACGGGGCCGGTatgaggtggggtgggggggggggggggggggttgggggggagaaggggtgggTGTCAGCGTCGCCTCCCCCCGACCCAGCCGCGGGTCCCCCGGTAGCGGCTCCCGCTTTGGCTCCCGCCGGGCCAGggcaccccccccagcccctccccgacaccccgccccgcccgggcactcaccccgccggccccccggggccgggcccgccgggctgctgctcctcctcaACGGCGCCGCTGCTGCaaccgccgcccccgccgcctcctgcccGGCTCCGGCCTCCACAGCAGCCGCCGCGCCGGGGACATGGTCCCTTTAAATCCCCCCCCGGGGGCCCGgccggtcccgccgccgccgccgccgccgccgccgccgccgccgcctcctgcgCCGCTCcggccgctcccccgcccccctcccggcggcggggcctgACTACGTCACGCCGCGCGCGACCAGGCCGCCGCCGACATCTTGGGGGCGGCGAACGGGGTCCCagcgccgcctccgccgccgctgccgccgtcgccgccgccaTGTTGGGCCGCGCCGTCCCCGCCgcgcgctcccgccccgccggagcGGCCGCCGcgcgtcgccgccgccgccctccgccctCTCCGACCCGCGCGGCGCGCTGCTGATGACGTCGGCAGCTGGGCGCCGGCGCCATCTTGGgagtggcggggcggggggggggggaggagggaaggggagaggcggCGCGGCGACCTTccaggagggagggggggagagcgGCGCGGCTTTGCGCGTCATCGGCGAGCGACGGCGGCGCCGCGCGGCCATCttgggggggcggagggggaagGTCTGGCTGGTCGGGGAAGGGCTGGCCCCGAGGGGACCCCAGGGGGACCCGCGGTCCTGTCAGCCCCGAGGGGACCCCATGGCCCGGTCCCAAGGGGTCCCCGTGGCCCTGTTGTCCCCAAAGTGTCCCCGTGGCCCTGCCCTGAGGGCTCCCCGTGACCCTCTTGTCCCCTGagtgtccccatggccctgtccCAAAGGGTCCCCATGGCCCTGTCGTCCCCTGAGTGTCCCCGTGGCCCTGTCATCCCCAAagtgtccccatggccctgtccCAGAGGGTCTCCATGGCCCTGCTCCAAGGGGTCCCTGTGGCCCTGTTGTCCCCAAAGTGTCCCCATGGCCCTATCCCAAAGGGTCCCGATGGCCCTGTCATCCCCAAcatgtccccatggccctgtcGTCCCCAACGTGTCCCCGTGgccctgtccccaggggtccccaTGGCCCTGTCATCCCCAATGTGTCCCCGTGgccctgtccccaggggtccccaTGGCCCTGTCATCCCCAATGTGTCCCCGTGgccctgtccccaggggtccccaTGGCCCTGTCATCCCCAATGTGTCCCCGTGgccctgtccccaggggtccccaTGGCCCTGTCATCCCCAACGTGTCCCCGTGgccctgtccccaggggtccccaTGGCCCTGTCATCCCCAATGTGTCCCCGTGGCCCTATCCCAAAGGGTCCCGATGGCCCTGTCGTCCCCTGAGTGTCCCCATGGCCCCACCCTGAGGGGTTCCCATGGCCCTGACATCTCTGTCACTGCCCCAGGTCCCCATGGGTCTGCTCCAGGTCCCCATGGCCCTGACAGCCCCATCGCTGGCCCAAAGACTCCCCATGACCATGTCCCCGGGGGTCCCTGTGGCCCTGACATCCCTGTCACTGCCCCAGGTCCTGGGATGTCCCCGGCAGGCGtggggtgctggggagagggtggGATTGGGGACAGAGCCCCGAGCGGTGGCAGGACACAACCAAGCACCTTGTGACGGTGGCACCAGTGCTGTTTATTGCCTGGGGAGGGGACACCCCGCGGGATCGGGATTAAACACCCTTCGGAAAGACCCAGGAGGTGGTGGGTGACTGGGCTGCAGGGACACGTTGGGGACACCGGGACAGCCGGTTACACGCTGGTGGCCTGAGCATCGTCACCGCTCTCGTCCCAACCCCGCGCCAGCATCCGGCGTCCCGTCCTCCCGGGGTGGCCCAGGGCTTGGGCGATGGCACCCCGCAGCTCCGCCTGCTCCCTCTCCAGCGCCGACAGCCGTCTCTCCTGCGAGGGGACCGcgtcagccccccccccccccccgcccccggccccgggtcCCTCTTGTCACCCATGGATGCACCCGCGTCCCGGCTCTTACCAGCTCTCGGCTCTTCTCCTCGCTGGTCTTCAGCCTCTCCAGGTCTTTCTTCCTGGTGCCTTCAGCCGCCGTCAACCTAATTGGGGTGGGGATGAGCCGAGACCCCGACCCGGCGGTGGGGCACCCACTGGCAGGGGGCACCCACTGGTTTGGGGCAcccactccccatccccatccctaccTGGCACCCAAATTGGCCGCACGGGCGTttgcctcctccagctgctgccggAGACGCTCGAGCTGCTCTCGGTGCTGACCCTGCTCCTGCCGCAAGCCGCGGTGTTGGACCTCCATCTCGCCCGCCCGCGTCTCCGCCAGCCGTAACTTCTCCCGGTTCTCCGCCACCTCCTTCCGCAGCGCCTCGATCAACCGCCCGTGCTGGAGGGGGACGAGGACGGGGTGGAGGGGGTCAGCGGGGCACCCCGgtgggtttggctgccgcccacCCCAGGGTTACCTTCTCCAACGGGCGGATGGCGTAGAGCTcgccctgcgccgccgccgccgccgcctcctctgCGTAGCGCTGCCACGGCACCGTCGACTTGCGCGGCAGTGACGCCGATGAGCGCAGCTTCCCATGACCCTACGGCACCGGTGGCACCCGTTAATGCCGACGTTCTCCTCGGAGCACCGGCATCGATGCGAGGGTGGCGTGGCGGCCACCGTGGCTTACCGGGGCATCGCGGGGGACGAGGGACCCCGGGTTGTCCTCGGCCGGTGGCTCCACCACGTGTTCGGCGCTGCTCTGCTTGCGTAGGCGCCGGGCGGCTTTGCTCTGCGCCGGCACGCTCTGGGTGCGCTGCACGTTGCGGCGTTCACGGCTGGGCGGTGGTGATGGCACCGGTGCCGGTGATGGCTCTGGTTCTGGCCCATCCTCCCGGCCCCGGACGCGGCGGATGCTGATGAGGGACTGGCTCTTGATGAGGGGGCTGTGCTTGCTCAGGTCCCGTGGTGGCACGAAGCCTGGTTTGAAGCTCTTCGCCGGACTGCAAAGGGAGATGGGGCAATGGCACGGCCGGCTACCGGGGTGGTGCCAGACCCAGGAGGCGCCTGAACCACCCCGAACCCAaccaggaccagaggcaccccaGACCCAGTTGGGATCGGACCCATCTCCTGAACCCAGGCTGGACCTGAAGCACCTCAAACCCAACTGGGACCAGGACCATCCCTCAAACCCAACTGGGACCAGAACCATCCCTCAAACCCAACTGGGACCAGGACCATCCTCAAACCCAGCTGGCACCAGAACCATCTTCAAACCCAACTGGGACCAGAAACATCCCCCAAACCCAACTGGGACCAGGACCATCCCCCAAACCCAACTGGGACCAGAACCATCCCCCAAACCCAACTGGGACCAGAACCATCCTCAAACCCAACTGGGACCAGAAACATCTCCCAAACCCAGCTGGGACCAGAACCATCCTCAAACCCAGCTGGCACCAGAACCATCTTCAAACCCAACTGGGACCAGAAACATCTCCCAAACCCAGCTGGGACCAGAACCATCCCCCAAACCCAACTGGGACCAGAACCATCCTCAAACCCAACTGGGACCAGAAACATCTCCCAAACCCAGCTGGGACCAGGAACATCCCCCAAACCCAACTGGGAGCAGAACCATCCTCAAAACCAGCCTTGACCTGAACCGCCTCAAACCCAGCTAGAACCAGAGTCACCCCAAACCCAGGCGGGACCAGAACCACCCCAAACCCATCCTAGTGTCACCCCTCTACCAAAGCTCCTCCTGGCCCCGCATGTCCACCTTGGTTGCGTGTGTGTCCCTGTCCACCCACCGGTACCTTCGCTCCGTGGTGGAGCTGAGCCGGACAGAGACGGGGACAGGGGTCCCCTCCCTGATGGCGGTGAGGATGGTGGGCAggggctccagctcctcctgcgtGGCCTGCCAGGATGAGACAAGGACATTATGGGGACAATGGGTGACCTTGTGCCATCCACGGGGCAATGGACGCCAGCTCTGTGTGTGGGGAGGAGGTGGCCGGTCTCGCCAGCTACCCTTGGGGACAACTGGGTGGCGGCACCTGGTCCAAGCTGGAGAAGATGTCACAGAGCAGGAGGTGGAGAGTGGCGAGCTCCAGGGCCAGATCCACGTAGCCGTCGTAGGTGGCCATGTGGACGCTGCTCTCGGGGTTGGCCACGCTCTGCAGGAAGGCCGTCATGGTGCTCCAGTTGTGCTCCAAGAACTCGTTCATGAAGCCCATGTAGGCCTCCTTCTCGCCAAACCTGAGGACCACGATGGCCGGTTACCTGGGGGCCAGGCGACGGCCTGGGCCACCGCCATGGTCATGGGCCAGGCCACCTCCTGGATCATGGACCAAGTCACTGCAATGTCCCTGCACCACGTCACCACCCTGTCTACAAGCCAGGACATGGGTGAGGACGCTGCCGTGTTCTTGGACCAAGCCACCCATAGGTCAGGCCACCACAGGTGACGCAGGAGGCTCTGCTACTGGGACACCTCAGCCCCGTGCATGGAGTGGAGACGTTCTCTGCTGCCCCATGGCTGGTTCATGGCGTGTAGGAGATGTCCCTGCTGCCCCATGGCGTGTAAGGGACATCCCTGCCGCTCCATGGTATGTTGGGGACAACCCTACTGCCCCACGACCGTCCACGGCACGTGCCACACAGCGTGTAGGGGATGTCCCCGCCGCCCTGTGGCTTCCCCGTAGGGATGTCCCTCCCCACCGGTACCAGTGCCGTGCCCTGCTGTGACGTACGTGGTGAAGTTGGCCAGGTTCTGGATGACCTTGGCCACAAGGGTGAGGGTACGGGCGGTGGCCTCGCTCGGGTACTCCTGGACGAGGCCGAAGAGGCTGGGGGACATGACGGCGGGGCAGAGGAACCGCAGGAAGAGGGAGGCCGAGACCAGGCGCTGCCCGATGGGCGCCTTGCCCCGCGCCGCGCACTCCTCCTGCCACGCCGCGAAGATCTCGCCTAGCTCTGCCGGGAAGGCGCTGCGGGGAGAGACGCCCCGATGGAGGCTGGGGCAGGTGGGCGGCCCTGGAACCCCCACCATGATGTGCTGTGGGACACGGTGCCCACCGCGCCTATGCTTGTTCCTGTGCCGGTCCCCTGTGCTTGTCCCCAAGGTTGTCCTCAGGTCCTTCCTGGTGCCCATCCCCATGTCCATCCCAGGGATGgtgcccatccctgtcccccatcccccATCCCAAGCTTGTCCCTGGGTCCTTCCTGGTGCCCATCCCCATGTCCATCCCAGGGATGGTGCCAGTCCCCAAACCCATCCCCACGCCCACCCTGGTGCCAGCGCCTGTCCTCCTGCCCATTCCCATTCCCGTCCCCAAGCTCATCCCTGCGCCCGTGCCCATCTCCAAGCTTTTCCCCAGGTCCTCCTGGTGTTGGTGCCCACCTTCGTGCCTGTCCCATTGCCCGTGCCGGTGTccaaccccaaacccccccaTCCCCGTGCGGGTGCCCACCCCCGTGGCCATCCCCCGTGCCCAACCCCATGCCCACGCGAGGGCTGGCCCTCACTCGCAGGACGCAGCGATGCGCTGGAAGGTCTCCTCGCAGACCTGCCGCAGGTTGTTCTGGTTGTCGGAGAGGTCAAGGCCGGCGCATTTGCCGGGATCAACCTCGCAGCTATCATCCGAGGTGCAGAGCTGGGCCACGGCCTCACCTGGGCACCGAGGGACAGCCCGTAAGGGGACCAACCAGCCGCCACCGTGGCCACGGTTGTGACAAGCCCCCGCCACATCCCCATGGATGTCCTGGGGGTGTCCTACAGCCCATGCCCTGCGCCCCGTAACACCCTGTAGCACCCTGTAATGTCATGCCCAGGATGTCCCGCACCCCGTAACGCCCCGTAATGTCCCACAAAGACCTGTAACGTTCAGACGTACCCAGCGTGTCCTGGAGGTACTTGCCCCCCACCAGCTTCATGTACTCATCGATGGCCTTGGTGGCCAGCGTGTTCTCACGGAAGATCAGCGCCTCACGGTCATCGAAGCGGTCCAGCTCGGCCACACCGAGGTCGATGAGGAACGACTGCCAGGTGGACGTGTTGAAGGGCTCGGCGGGCACCCATGGCCCCAAACGGCCTTGATCAACCCACCCTGGGAAGTGCCAGGATCTCCTGGCACTCCCCCGAATTGCgtttcccatcccatcccacccatcccaccccatcccatcccacccatcccacccatcccatcccatcccatcccaacccAACTCACCCATCCCATCCCAATCCATCCCAACCCAACCCAActctcccatcccatcccattccaACTCAACCCAACCCATCCAACCCATCCCAACCCAACTCATCCACCCCAGCTCTCCTGGCACCCCCAACCCATGATGGCCATCCCACCCCAACCACCATGCCCACAGCACCCCAGGCAGCACCCATCTTGCCCTCACCCACTCTCCCCACATCCCCCGTGGCCAGCACCCGCTCCACCTTGGCCTTCCCGGTGCTCTGCAAGACGCGGACCAGAGCACCGGCCAGCTCCTCCTTGTGCCGCACGGCGATGGTGGGCTCCAGACAGGCGCACAACTCCCGGTAATGGAAGGTGATGAACTCAGCCAACTCCTTGTAGCGTACGATGGGCAGCACCCGCACCTCCCGGTAGCGCCCGCGCACCCTCACCGACGGCACCCGCTCGCCTCCCCCAGGACCGCTCAGCGGGTACCAGCGCTCCAAGGGCTGCCGGGCGGCCGCCAGCTCGGCCAAAGGGACGGTGATGGAGGCCACCGGTTGACTGGGGTTGTCATCGCGGCAAAGGGCAAGGGTGAGGGCACGGGCGGGTGGTAAGGCGGCCAACTGGAAGAGTTCACCCCAAAAGAGCTCGCCGTCGGGGCCGGCCACCTTGGCGGTGGTACGGGCGAAGAGGGTGCCATCCAGGTGGAGGTGACAACGGAGGCGACGCCGAGGTGGCAGGTCCCGTGCTTCGTAGACCCACAGGCTCAGCGCCAGCTCCAGCCGCTCGCAGTTGTCCTGCCAGGGTGGGGGACATGGGTGGGGGGGATCAAGGGGACAGTGGGGGACGTGGGCGGGGGTGGGTGAatctgccgggggggggggggggggttgggggggacaGGGTGCAGGGGATAGGGAATTCTGCGGGTGAACGTGGGGATGGGGGGaatggggacaggaggggacgtGGGGGACCGGGAGGGACACGTGGGAATGGAGGGGACATGGAGGGACAGGAGGGGAcatgggggccgggggggacactggggacaggggGGGACTGGAGAGGacatggggggctgggagcagaCATGGGATTCAGTGGAGGGActtggggacaggaggggacacaAGGGATGGGGCAGGACACTGGGGACAGGAAGGGGCattggggacaggaggggacaggggattttccagggggacatgggggacgggAGGGGACATGGAAGAATAGGAGGGGACAGGGATTCTGTGGAGGGACATGGGGTCTTGATGGGACATGGAGGACTCGAGAGGACATGGGGGTCAGgaagggacacggggacacgggtGGACAACCAAATCCTcagggggacaggaggggacagcCAAATCCACGGAGGGACAGGAGATGACACGAGGGGACAGCCAAGCCCCCAGGGGACAGGAGAGGACATGGGGGACAGCCAAGCCATCCGGGGGACAGCAGGACACAAGGGGACACGGGGCTGTGGGTGCCTGCAGGGGTccagggtggggtggggtgttcgtgcctcagtttccccgccCAGCCCTGCCAGCGGGCCTCATCCCGCCCGTTGGGGAGACAGGAGGGGAGCGGGTGGCCCCTCACATCAGGGTGCTGGGGGTAGCGGGGGGTGGTCCCATGGGTGTCCCATGGGTGTCCCCACGGTCCCACCTTGTTGGGCTGCACGGTCCGGCGCAGGTTCTCAATCCAGCGGTCACGCTCGGCCAGGGACGTGCACCCGAAGGACCGGCTGCCCTCGCCCGTGATGATCTGGGTGCAGGGAGGGTGTCTGGGGAGCATCCTAGGGGCCTGGGGGGACTGTGCTGGGGGCGCTGGGTGCCCAAGACcaagggctgtgctggggtgTCCCGTCGGGGTGCCCTGGGTGCCTTTGCAGAGTGCCCTGGGTGCCCCTTCAGGGTGCCCTGAGTGCCTTTGCAGGGGGCCTGGGTGCCTCTCCAGGATGATTAGGGTGCCCTGGGTGCCCCTCCGGGTTGCCTGGGATGCTCTGGGTGCCTCTCCAGGGTGTCTGGTGTGCCCTGGGCGACCTGGGTGCCTCTCCAGGGTGCCTGGGATACCCTGGGTGCCTGTGCAGGGTGCCCTGGGTGCCCTGGGTGCCCTTCCATGTTGCCTGGGGTGCTCTGGGTGCCCCTCCAGGATGCTTAGCGTGCCCTGGGTGCCTATCCAGGGTGCCCTGGGTGCCTGTGCAGGGTGTTCTGGGTGCTCTGGGTGCCTCTCCAGGGCACCCTGACCACCCACCCAAGCCCATTACCTGAAAGCAAAACTTCTCGCCCACGATGCTGCCATGCACGGGCCGGATGATGACATTGTCCCCGGTGAGGTCCAGCTCGGCCACACTGGGCGGTGGCAACAGTGACTCCCATGAACCGTTCCGGCTGGGGACCCCACAGGGACAGGACCATCACCGGGGCACCCTCACCAGCACCCACATCTGCCCCCCACCCTCCGCGGTGCCGTACCTCTCGCCATCGGGGACCGTAACCACCGGCGCCTCGGCTTTGGGGACACCACGACCTTTCCTCTCACGGAGCCTCTTCCACAACAGCCCCTGGATGGGGTAAGGAGACGGCTGCCGTGTCACCCGTGGGTGGGGCTGAGCACCCTAGGTGGGGGGGGGGCTAGGATCAGGGTGGGGGGTGCCCACCTTGACATTGCTGaactgggaggtggggggggtcTCGCTCTCGGTGCTTCTCCCGGCACCCCGGCTGCTCCTCTCATCCGCAGTCAGGTCTGGAGGGGCACCCAGCATCAGGACCCGCCCTTTACCCGCACCCCGAGCACCCCAACACCATGCCAGGGTTTTGGGGGGGGCCAGGATACACCCatacccccccccacccccttggGAAACATCAGCCAAAGCTGGAGGAAGGACCCAGGCGCCTGGTTCCGGGTGCCGAATCCCGCCAGCACCTCACCGTATCTGCAGCCCTGAGATGCAGCCAAGCTTTGGGTGCTGAAAATGGGTGCTCATGGGTGCAAGGGAGAAGGGGGCAGAGGGGTGTTTCCTGCTGCCTCGGCTCTGGTGCACGGCGCCGGTGCTCAGCCCCGGTGCCCAGCCCCGGTGCTGCGATGCCGAGCACCCATCCAGGATGGTCCCCACCCAGGTGCCATGTGGATGACGGCCCCGGTGCCAGGCGGGTGCCAGGGGTGTAACTCACCTCCCTGCGCCGTGCAGAGCAGCCAGCGGCGGGGCCCCATGGCTGGCAGCGATGCCGTCTGCCCGCGCTGGCGAGGGGCGCAGGGAGGAAGCCGAAAGCGTTTATCGCTCGGATCAGCAGACGCAGCAGCGTGGAGGAAGCGGTAATGGTACAAGGCAGCCTTGCACCCAGCGCTTCCCCCACGCACCCGGCTCGGTGTGGGGCACGGGGCATGGGGCACGGCGGGGTGCGCGGCACAGGGCATGGCATAGTGCATGGTGCGTGGCGTGGCGCGTGGGGCATGGCACAGGGCATGGCGTGGGGCATGGGGCACGGCGGCGTGATGCACGGCACAGGGCATGGCATGGTGTGCTGCACGGCACGGGGCATGGCACGAGGCATGGTGTGGTGCGCAGTGCATGGTGCACGGCACGGTGCATGGCACAGGGCATGGCGTGGGGCGTGGGGCATGGTGCACAGCATGGTGCACAGCACAGGGCATGGCGTGGTACATCGTGTGGTGCATGGCACGGGGCACGGCATGCTGCACGGCACGGTGCGCAAATGGTGCACAGCATGGGGCACGGCACGGGGCACGGCATGGGGCACGGCATGGGGCACGGCACAGGACACGACATGGTATGACACGAGGCTTAGCAGGGTGGACGACACGGGGCACAGCACGGGGCACGGCTCGCTGCGTGGCACGGTGTGCAACATGGGCACGGCACAAAGTCTTGCATCTGGCACGGCATGCGCGCAACGTGGGGCACGGCATGGGGTGCGGTACAGTGCACGGCACAGGGCATGGCATGGGGCATGACCGTGGAGCACGGCACGGGGCACGGGGCATGGCCATGATGCAAGATGTGGGGCGTGGGGCACGGTGCATGGCCGCACGGCGCATGGCACGATGCACGGCACAGGGCACGGCCATGATGCACGGCATGGGGCATGGTGCACAGTGCACGGCATGGTGCGTACCGTGGTGCACAGTGCACGGTGCCTGGCACGGGGCACGGCCGTGGTGCACAGCACAGCGCTCAGTGCACGGTGCGTGGCCGCATGGTGCATGGCACAGGGCATGGCCGTGACGCACGGCACAGTGCGCAGTGCACGGTGCACGGTCATACGGCGCGTGGCGCAGGGCATGGCCATGGTGCACGGCACGGTGCACGGCGCATGACGACACGGTGCATGGTACGATGCACGGCACAGGGCACGGCCACGGTGCAAGGCATGGTACAAGCTGCGTGGTGCACAGTGCACGGTGCATGGCATAGGGCATGGCCACAATGCACGGCACAGCGCACGGTGCGTGGCGCGTGTCATGGTGCACAGTGCCTGGCCACAATGCACGGCGCGGCGGCGCACGGCGCATGGCCGTACGGTGCATGGCACGGTGGCAAGCCACGGGGCACAGCCCAAGGGGCTCCATGCACAGGAGCTGCACCGGACCTGCATGCCCACGGCTCACACCAGCACGTGCCAACACCCCGTGGCATTGTCGCGTGCCGGCGCAGGGCGAGCTCACTCACCAGGGTCCCTCCTGCTGCCCGCCGGGTGCAGGTTGGTGCTCTCGGAGATGGAGCTCCCCGTCCGGTTCCTGCTCCTGCAGGAAGCCTGGTGGCGCAGAGGGGTCAGCCACCACCGTCCCCAGCACCCATCTGTGCACCCCGTCACCCAAGGGACTCCGGCACAAGCCCCTGGGTGCCCAGGGGACTCTCGTCCCCATGTCCTCACCTCCTCGTCCCTGCCCATGAGGACCAGATGTCCGTCCACCAACGAGAAGTTGGAGACATCCCACACCAGGGCATCGGGTGCCGGAGCCAGCGGGATCGATGACGTCCCATGGGTGCCCGCTGGGGGTGCAGAGCAGGGTGTCGGGGGGAGATTGGGTGCTCCCCATGCCCCCGTCACCCATGGGCAGCGTGGCAGTGCCGGGGGACATGTGGCTGTGGCCATGCCGCTATAGGTGTGACAATACCAGGGCACACGGGGCCACGGCCACGGTACGGTTGGGGTGATGGTGCCAGGGGACATACGGCCGTGGCCATGCCACCACGGGTGTGCTGGTGCCAGGGGACATATGGCCATATGTCGGGGtttgaccccagctggcaactaagcccggcacagccgctcgctcgctcccccccggtgggacaggggagagaatcgggggggtaaaagggagaaaactcccGGGTTgggataaaggcagtttaacggggaaagcaaaagccgcacgcgcAGGCAAAGCAAGCCAAGGAATTCcttcgctccttcccatgggcgggcaggtgttcagccatctccaggacagcagggctccatcacgcctca
Protein-coding regions in this window:
- the RASAL3 gene encoding RAS protein activator like-3 isoform X1 — its product is MGRDEEASCRSRNRTGSSISESTNLHPAGSRRDPDLTADERSSRGAGRSTESETPPTSQFSNVKGLLWKRLRERKGRGVPKAEAPVVTVPDGESRNGSWESLLPPPSVAELDLTGDNVIIRPVHGSIVGEKFCFQIITGEGSRSFGCTSLAERDRWIENLRRTVQPNKDNCERLELALSLWVYEARDLPPRRRLRCHLHLDGTLFARTTAKVAGPDGELFWGELFQLAALPPARALTLALCRDDNPSQPVASITVPLAELAAARQPLERWYPLSGPGGGERVPSVRVRGRYREVRVLPIVRYKELAEFITFHYRELCACLEPTIAVRHKEELAGALVRVLQSTGKAKSFLIDLGVAELDRFDDREALIFRENTLATKAIDEYMKLVGGKYLQDTLGEAVAQLCTSDDSCEVDPGKCAGLDLSDNQNNLRQVCEETFQRIAASCDAFPAELGEIFAAWQEECAARGKAPIGQRLVSASLFLRFLCPAVMSPSLFGLVQEYPSEATARTLTLVAKVIQNLANFTTFGEKEAYMGFMNEFLEHNWSTMTAFLQSVANPESSVHMATYDGYVDLALELATLHLLLCDIFSSLDQATQEELEPLPTILTAIREGTPVPVSVRLSSTTERRYRPAKSFKPGFVPPRDLSKHSPLIKSQSLISIRRVRGREDGPEPEPSPAPVPSPPPSRERRNVQRTQSVPAQSKAARRLRKQSSAEHVVEPPAEDNPGSLVPRDAPGHGKLRSSASLPRKSTVPWQRYAEEAAAAAAQGELYAIRPLEKHGRLIEALRKEVAENREKLRLAETRAGEMEVQHRGLRQEQGQHREQLERLRQQLEEANARAANLGARLTAAEGTRKKDLERLKTSEEKSRELERRLSALEREQAELRGAIAQALGHPGRTGRRMLARGWDESGDDAQATSV
- the RASAL3 gene encoding RAS protein activator like-3 isoform X2 — protein: MGRDEEASCRSRNRTGSSISESTNLHPAGSRRDPDLTADERSSRGAGRSTESETPPTSQFSNVKGLLWKRLRERKGRGVPKAEAPVVTVPDGESRNGSWESLLPPPSVAELDLTGDNVIIRPVHGSIVGEKFCFQIITGEGSRSFGCTSLAERDRWIENLRRTVQPNKDNCERLELALSLWVYEARDLPPRRRLRCHLHLDGTLFARTTAKVAGPDGELFWGELFQLAALPPARALTLALCRDDNPSQPVASITVPLAELAAARQPLERWYPLSGPGGGERVPSVRVRGRYREVRVLPIVRYKELAEFITFHYRELCACLEPTIAVRHKEELAGALVRVLQSTGKAKSFLIDLGVAELDRFDDREALIFRENTLATKAIDEYMKLVGGKYLQDTLGEAVAQLCTSDDSCEVDPGKCAGLDLSDNQNNLRQVCEETFQRIAASCDAFPAELGEIFAAWQEECAARGKAPIGQRLVSASLFLRFLCPAVMSPSLFGLVQEYPSEATARTLTLVAKVIQNLANFTTFGEKEAYMGFMNEFLEHNWSTMTAFLQSVANPESSVHMATYDGYVDLALELATLHLLLCDIFSSLDQATQEELEPLPTILTAIREGTPVPVSVRLSSTTERSPAKSFKPGFVPPRDLSKHSPLIKSQSLISIRRVRGREDGPEPEPSPAPVPSPPPSRERRNVQRTQSVPAQSKAARRLRKQSSAEHVVEPPAEDNPGSLVPRDAPGHGKLRSSASLPRKSTVPWQRYAEEAAAAAAQGELYAIRPLEKHGRLIEALRKEVAENREKLRLAETRAGEMEVQHRGLRQEQGQHREQLERLRQQLEEANARAANLGARLTAAEGTRKKDLERLKTSEEKSRELERRLSALEREQAELRGAIAQALGHPGRTGRRMLARGWDESGDDAQATSV